A single window of Balaenoptera ricei isolate mBalRic1 chromosome 15, mBalRic1.hap2, whole genome shotgun sequence DNA harbors:
- the TRMT6 gene encoding tRNA (adenine(58)-N(1))-methyltransferase non-catalytic subunit TRM6, whose translation MEGSEEQPGPRPPHPGDHRIRDGDFVVLKREDVFKAVQVQRRKKVTFEKQWFYLDNVIGHSYGTTFEVTSGGSLQPKKKKEEPTSETKEAGTDNRNIIDDGKSQKLTQDDIKALKDKGIKGEEIVQQLIENSTTFRDKTEFAQDKYIKKKKKKYEAMITVVKPSTRILSVMYYAREPGKINHMRYDTLAQMLTLGNIRAGNKMIVMETCAGLVLGAMMERMGGFGSIIQLYPGGGPVRAATACFGFPKSFLSGLYEFPLNQVDSLLNGTFSAEMLSSEPKDSASVEESNGTLEEKQTSEQENEDSMPEAPESNHPEEQETMEIVSQDPDSKEPKERGNKKDYIQEKQRRQEEQKKRHLEAAALLSERNADGLIVASRFHPTPLLLSLLDFVAPSRPFVVYCQYKEPLLECYTKLRERGGVINLRLSETWLRNYQVLPDRSHPKLLMSGGGGYLLSGFTVAMDNLKADPSLKSSTSTLESHKTEEPAAKKRKCPESDSTFQKLL comes from the exons ATGGAGGGCTCTGAGGAGCAACCGGGCCCACGGCCACCGCATCCCGGGGACCACCGCATCCGCGACGGCGACTTCGTGGTGCTGAAACGGGAAGATGTGTTTAAAGCAGTGCAAGTCCAGCGGAGAAA AAAAGTAACTTTTGAAAAACAGTGGTTCTATCTGGATAACGTCATTGGCCATAGTTATGGAACCACATTTGAAGTTACCAGTGGAGGAAGTCTTCAGcctaagaagaagaaggaagagcctACTTCAG AGACCAAAGAAGCGGGCACTGATAATCGAAATATAATTGATGATGGGAAATCTCAGAAACTTACTCAAGATGACATAAAAGCTTTAAAGGACAAAGGCATTAAAGGCGAG GAAATAGTTCAGCAATTAATTGAAAATAGTACAACATTCCGAGACAAGACAGAATTTGctcaagataaatatataaaaaagaagaaaaagaa ATATGAAGCCATGATTACTGTTGTGAAGCCATCCACCCGCATTCTTTCAGTTATGTATTATGCAAGAGAACCTGGAAAAATTAA ccaCATGAGATACGATACACTAGCTCAGATGCTGACATTGGGAAATATCCGTGCTGGCAATAAAATGATTGTGATGGAAACATGTGCAGGCTTGGTGCTGGGTGCAATGATGGAACGAATGGGAG GTTTTGGCTCCATTATTCAGCTGTACCCTGGAGGTGGACCTGTTCGGGCAGCAACAGCATGTTTTGGATTTCCAAAATCTTTCCTCAGTGGTCTTTATGAATTCCCCCTCAACCAAGTGGACAGTCTCTTAAATGGAACATTTTCTGCTGAGATGTTATCTTCAGAGCCAAAAGACAGTGCTTCGGTTGAAGAAAGTAATGGTACACTGGAGGAAAAACAGACTTCAGAGCAAGAGAACGAAGACAGCATgccagaggccccagagagcaaTCACCCAGAAGAACAAGAAACAATGGAAATTGTATCTCAAGATCCAGACTCTAAAGAGCCTAAagagagaggaaacaaaaagGATTAT aTTCAGGAAAAGCAGAGGAGACAAGAAGAGCAGAAGAAAAGACATTTAGAAGCTGCTGctctgctgagtgaaagaaacgcAGACGG TTTAATTGTAGCTAGTCGTTTCCATCCCACTCCACTGCTGCTGTCTTTGCTGGACTTTGTGGCTCCTTCAAGGCCATTCGTGGTCTACTGTCAATATAAAGAG CCTCTGTTGGAATGCTACACAAAACTGCGGGAAAGAGGAGGGGTCATCAATCTCAGGCTGTCTGAAACCTGGCTCAGAAATTACCAG GTTTTGCCAGATCGAAGTCATCCCAAACTACTGATGAGTGGAGGTGGGGGGTACCTTCTCTCAGGCTTCACTGTTGCCATGGACAACCTTAAAGCAGACCCCAGTCTCAAATCCAGCACCAGCACTTTAGAATCACACAAGACTGAAGAGCCAGCCGCTAAAAAACGGAAGTGCCCAGAGTCTGACTCAACCTTTCAAAAATTGCTCTGA